The following are from one region of the Sebaldella sp. S0638 genome:
- a CDS encoding glycerate kinase, which produces MKVTAAIDSFKGSMTSLEVAAAFEKGVKKVYKDVEFIKIPLADGGEGTVKALIDNLDGKMINIKVKDPLMRDIDSFYGISGDGKTAVIEMAAASGLPLLSVDERNPLKATTFGTGELIKDALEKGCREFIIGIGGSATNDAGTGMLSALGYIFLDENGNELEANGENLINIRSFKDDKVMKELSEAKFLIACDVDNPFYGTNGAAHVYGKQKGATSDIIKVLDDGMRNFSNVIEKIRKTDISNISGSGAAGGLGGAFTAFFNSELKPGIDIITEKIELENKINGSDYVITGEGRIDFQSAMGKTPSGVAKLAKKYGIPVIAIGGSVDDEIGNIYDCGITAAFSIIDSPMTLGEAMDTKNAQRLVEKTAEQIFRLIKQNF; this is translated from the coding sequence ATGAAAGTAACAGCAGCAATAGATTCATTTAAAGGCAGTATGACATCATTGGAAGTAGCAGCAGCATTTGAAAAAGGTGTAAAAAAGGTATATAAAGATGTCGAATTCATAAAAATTCCTCTTGCAGACGGTGGGGAAGGAACAGTAAAAGCACTAATAGATAATCTGGATGGAAAAATGATTAATATTAAAGTGAAGGATCCTTTGATGCGTGACATAGATTCATTTTACGGCATTTCCGGAGACGGGAAAACAGCAGTAATAGAAATGGCAGCAGCAAGCGGACTTCCGCTTCTCAGCGTGGACGAACGTAATCCTCTAAAAGCTACAACATTCGGAACAGGTGAGCTGATAAAAGATGCTCTTGAAAAAGGATGTAGAGAGTTTATTATAGGAATCGGGGGAAGTGCGACTAATGATGCAGGTACAGGGATGCTCTCAGCTCTTGGATATATATTTCTTGATGAAAACGGGAATGAATTGGAAGCAAATGGAGAAAATCTCATTAATATAAGAAGTTTTAAAGATGATAAAGTCATGAAAGAATTATCGGAAGCAAAATTTCTGATTGCATGCGATGTAGATAATCCTTTTTACGGGACTAACGGTGCTGCACATGTATACGGAAAGCAAAAAGGTGCTACCAGTGATATAATAAAAGTACTTGATGACGGCATGAGAAATTTTTCAAATGTGATAGAAAAAATAAGAAAAACTGATATTTCAAATATTTCCGGTTCAGGAGCAGCAGGGGGACTTGGAGGTGCATTTACGGCCTTTTTTAATTCAGAATTGAAACCAGGAATAGATATCATTACTGAAAAAATAGAATTGGAAAATAAGATAAACGGTTCAGATTATGTTATTACAGGAGAAGGAAGAATAGATTTTCAGTCAGCAATGGGAAAAACACCGTCAGGAGTGGCAAAGCTGGCTAAAAAATATGGAATTCCTGTTATAGCAATAGGCGGAAGTGTTGATGATGAGATAGGTAATATATATGACTGCGGAATTACAGCAGCTTTTTCAATAATAGATTCACCAATGACTC
- a CDS encoding IS110 family transposase, with protein MIYIGIDVAKDKHDCFITNSDGEIFCRVFSIHNNRQGFDSLYQKIESICEDLSKVRVGLEATGHYSYNLLGYLLDKGLTTFVINPLHTSLYRKSLSLRKMKTDKVDAHTIATMLMSDVNLKSYSDTSHHNEELKSLTRYRFDKVKQRAKLKGSISRLVTILFPELEKLVSSLHLGTIYDLFYEFPSAQAIAHAHLTKLTNLLSKSSKGKFNKDTAFILKEAAKTSIGSNMPAKSLELRHTIKLIHELTSEIEEIELAIKSIMDEINSPILSIPGISYRMGAMILAEIGDFTRFNSPDKILAYSGLSPSTYQSGQLESSYSRMEKRGSRYLRYALFNATKFVCYWDPVFAAYLAKKRSEGKHYNVAVSHAAKKLIRIIFHLEKTGQLYNKVT; from the coding sequence ATGATTTACATAGGAATTGATGTCGCCAAAGACAAACATGATTGCTTTATTACCAACTCAGATGGTGAAATATTTTGTAGAGTATTTTCTATCCATAATAACCGGCAAGGGTTTGATTCCCTTTATCAAAAAATAGAATCCATATGCGAAGACTTAAGCAAAGTAAGAGTTGGGTTAGAAGCTACCGGACACTACAGCTACAATCTTTTAGGGTATCTTCTTGATAAAGGTCTTACTACCTTTGTCATTAATCCTTTACATACAAGTCTATATAGAAAAAGTCTTAGTCTCAGAAAGATGAAAACAGATAAAGTTGATGCCCATACAATTGCTACTATGTTAATGTCCGATGTTAACTTAAAGTCTTATTCAGATACTTCTCACCATAATGAAGAATTGAAGTCACTAACCCGTTATCGTTTTGATAAAGTTAAACAAAGGGCTAAACTTAAAGGTTCCATTTCTAGACTGGTTACAATCCTTTTTCCTGAATTGGAAAAATTGGTTTCTTCTCTTCATTTAGGTACAATTTATGATCTGTTTTATGAATTTCCAAGTGCACAGGCAATCGCTCATGCTCATTTGACAAAACTTACAAATCTACTCAGTAAATCTTCTAAAGGTAAGTTTAACAAAGATACAGCCTTTATTCTTAAAGAAGCCGCAAAGACCTCTATTGGTTCAAATATGCCTGCTAAATCCCTTGAGCTAAGGCATACTATTAAACTGATTCATGAGCTCACCTCTGAAATTGAGGAAATCGAATTAGCTATTAAATCCATCATGGATGAAATCAATTCACCTATTTTATCTATCCCAGGTATTAGTTATCGTATGGGAGCCATGATTCTTGCTGAAATTGGTGACTTCACTAGATTTAATTCTCCAGATAAAATTCTTGCTTATTCCGGATTATCTCCATCGACTTATCAATCAGGACAGCTGGAATCTTCATATTCTCGTATGGAAAAACGTGGCTCAAGGTACCTTAGATATGCTTTATTCAATGCAACCAAATTTGTTTGTTATTGGGATCCGGTTTTTGCTGCTTATCTGGCTAAAAAACGCTCAGAGGGTAAACATTACAATGTTGCTGTTTCTCATGCAGCTAAAAAACTTATCAGAATAATTTTTCACCTTGAAAAAACTGGTCAACTTTACAATAAAGTAACTTAG